From Aricia agestis chromosome 11, ilAriAges1.1, whole genome shotgun sequence, a single genomic window includes:
- the LOC121731777 gene encoding G-protein coupled receptor dmsr-1-like, producing the protein MANATDALCVPGASDFNRAYSRLHGYIAIVICIIGSTTNTINITVLSRREMISTTNSILTGLAVADLLVMLEYIPYALHMNIKIGPQVNKNTYTWAVFVYFHSIFSQTFHTISIWLAVTLAVWRYIAIAYPQRNRTWCSRRNTTAAIVGAYVICPVLCLPIYFAMNIVENEVTRENNTEFAEDLALPHNRTVYVLEMSKNKELVTAIMWIYSVILKLVPSIALSVLSTCLISKLSTTERKRQRLLKRSTLERHEPEKQTLSEEASARRTSRTDRTTRMLLAVLGLFLSTEVPQGLLGLASALAPEFFKSCYSMFGDLMDVLALFTSSVNFVLYCSMSRQFRCTFARLARRLMYPAEEPVKLATKLEPTTQVTGPL; encoded by the exons ATGGCGAACGCGACGGACGCGCTGTGCGTGCCCGGCGCCAGCGACTTCAACCGCGCCTACAGCCGCCTGCACGGCTACATCGCCATCGTGATCTGCATCATCGGCTCCACCACCAACACCATCAACATCACCGTCCTCAGCCGCCGCGAGATGATCAGCACCACCAACTCCATCCTCACCGGCCTCGCCGTCGCCGACCTACTCGTCATGCTCGAGTACATCCCCTACGCGCTGCACATGAACATCAAGATCGGCCCGCAGGTCAACAAGAACACGTACACGTGGGCCGTCTTCGTCTACTTCCACTCGATCTTCAGCCAGACCTTCCACACGATATCGATCTGGCTGGCGGTGACGCTGGCGGTGTGGCGGTACATCGCGATCGCGTACCCGCAGCGGAACCGGACGTGGTGCAGCAGGCGCAACACGACGGCAGCGATAGTGGGCGCGTACGTGATCTGCCCGGTGCTGTGCCTGCCCATCTACTTCGCGATGAACATAGTGGAGAACGAGGTGACGCGAGAGAACAACACGGAGTTTGCGGAGGACCTGGCGTTGCCGCACAACCGGACCGTGTACGTGCTCGAGATGTCCAAGAACAAGGAGCTAGTGACCGCGATCATGTGGATTTACAGTGTCATACTAAAGTTAGTGCCGAGTATAGCGTTGTCGGTTCTGAGTACGTGCCTCATATCCAAGCTGTCCACCACCGAGAGGAAGAGGCAGCGCCTGCTAAAGCGGTCCACGCTGGAACGTCACGAG CCAGAGAAACAAACTCTATCGGAGGAGGCGTCGGCGCGGCGGACGAGTCGGACAGACCGTACGACGCGAATGCTGCTGGCGGTGCTAGGGCTGTTCCTGTCCACGGAGGTGCCGCAGGGACTGCTAGGGCTCGCGAGTGCGTTAGCGCCTGAATTCTTCAAGAGCTGCTATAGCATGTTTG GTGACCTGATGGACGTGCTGGCGCTGTTCACGTCGTCGGTGAACTTCGTGCTGTACTGCAGCATGAGCCGGCAGTTCCGCTGCACCTTCGCCCGCCTCGCGCGCCGCCTCATGTACCCGGCCGAGGAGCCCGTCAAGCTCGCCACCAAGCTCGAGCCCACCACACAG GTGACCGGCCCCCTATAG